One window of the Colletotrichum destructivum chromosome 4, complete sequence genome contains the following:
- a CDS encoding Putative small-subunit processome, Utp12 protein yields MSSRRRSSGKFTAPVVKPAPKAAKTTIDESRAAVSATDSLQAALKGSNEAIEISSDEDSDEDVSDEEMGAPEADAGDAKEPVNGKEDATAAATEEQPTQPKADAEGAEDEEEAGSPTFGELLRGTIDVPAILSQQGDSTKAVVSQSSRKNLAPPSLSSLSTVLTQALKTEDTDLLESCLQITNLETIQQTIERLDSSLAGVLLTKLAARFHRRPGRAGSLMTWVKWTLVAHGGALAVQPKVLERLVSLQKVLSERSRGLPSLLALKGKLDMLEAQMQLRKGRQRRGGASQIDDADEDDDEEGAIYVEGEEDTDADMADGLGSRKALLAADDDDDEAVPATNGFIGDSDDDDDDDEDVAAAADDSSDEDVVDEDEVDHDDVEDSDDDDDSDAEAAPPAKVQKTASSFAKRK; encoded by the coding sequence ATGTCGTCGAGACGAAGGTCATCCGGCAAGTTTACGGCTCCGGTTGTCAAGCCCGCtcccaaggcggccaagacgaCAATCGACGAAAGCAGagccgccgtctccgcgaCCGACTCTTTACAAGCCGCGCTGAAGGGCAGCAACGAGGCGATTGAGATCTCCTCCGACGaggacagcgacgaggatgtttccgacgaggagatgggcgcccccgaggccgacgccggcgacgcaAAGGAACCCGTGAACGGCAAGGAGGAtgctaccgccgccgccaccgaagAACAACCCACACAACCCAAGgctgacgccgagggcgccgaggatgaggaggaagcaGGATCGCCCACCTTTGGCGAGCTGCTACGGGGCACCATCGACGTCCCCGCCATTCTGTCGCAACAAGGAGACTCcaccaaggccgtcgtctcgCAGTCATCAAGAAAGAACCTTGCCCCGCCCTCGCTATCCTCCCTGAGCACCGTCCTCACCCAGGCGCTCAAGACCGAAGACACCGACCTCCTCGAATCCTGCCTGCAAATCACCAACCTCGAGACCATCCAGCAGACGATCGAGCGCCTCGACAGCAGCCTTGCCGGCGTTCTCCTCACCAAGCTCGCCGCCCGATTCCACAGGCGGCCCGGCCGCGCAGGCAGCCTCATGACCTGGGTCAAGTGGACCCTCGtcgcccacggcggcgccctggCGGTCCAGCCCAAGGTCCTCGAGCGGTTAGTCTCCCTGCAGAAGGTCCTCAGCGAGCGCTCGCGCGGCCTGCCGAGCCTGCTCGCCCTCAAGGGCAAGCTGGACATGCTGGAGGCGCAGATGCAGCTCAGGAAGGGAAGGCAACGCAGGGGCGGCGCCAGCCagatcgacgacgccgacgaggacgacgacgaggagggcgcaATCTACGTTGAGGGCGAAGAggacaccgacgccgacatgGCCGACGGGCTCGGCTCAAGAAAGGCCCttctggccgccgacgacgatgacgacgaagcggTCCCCGCCACGAACGGCTTCATCGGCGACtcggacgatgacgacgatgatgacgaggacgttgctgcggcggcggacgacaGCTCAGACGAGGATGttgtggacgaggatgaggtggaccacgatgatgtcgaggattcggacgacgacgatgacagcgACGCGGAagccgcgccgccggccaaggtTCAGAAAACCGCCTCCTCGTTCGCCAAGAGGAAATAA